From a region of the Pseudodesulfovibrio senegalensis genome:
- a CDS encoding GGDEF domain-containing protein has translation MLRSDEDGVSVAPVLAGLVDEYGRLLRQSRRLVTMGDRMQQSLNALNHDLAVSEQKYRGIFENVAEGICRCDADGMLVEANPAMAEMFGFYDSESFLEAVPDFQSLFCRAEDYELYETLLAADQLRRFQVRLCSPESGRLWAEVSASVMDDREAFPGGIVCVLADVTERKHMIEEMRRLARTDSLTGLYNRGHFMELTERELARSRRTRSPLSMLIVDVDHFKNVNDTYGHDVGDKALVTLSRVLRDAVREIDVVGRFGGEEFVVLLPDADRRNACRVADRILECVREARIDIGGKQVGVTVSIGLTACEDDEEDLDRLIKYADIALYAAKKNGRDRVEVYRRSGCHCRREADCMEAMAVRGES, from the coding sequence ATGCTTCGATCGGATGAGGACGGTGTGTCGGTGGCCCCGGTCCTTGCCGGCTTGGTGGACGAATACGGACGTCTTCTGCGTCAGAGCCGTCGGTTGGTGACCATGGGGGACCGCATGCAGCAGTCCCTGAACGCTCTCAATCATGATCTGGCCGTGAGCGAGCAGAAGTACCGCGGCATATTCGAGAATGTGGCCGAAGGCATTTGCCGTTGCGATGCGGACGGAATGCTGGTGGAGGCCAATCCGGCCATGGCGGAGATGTTCGGGTTCTATGATTCCGAATCCTTTTTGGAGGCGGTTCCGGATTTCCAGTCCCTGTTTTGCCGCGCCGAGGACTACGAACTGTATGAAACCCTGCTTGCCGCCGATCAGCTCCGGCGTTTTCAGGTACGTTTGTGCAGCCCGGAGAGCGGCAGACTTTGGGCCGAGGTCAGCGCCAGCGTCATGGATGACCGGGAAGCCTTTCCCGGCGGCATCGTCTGCGTGCTGGCCGACGTGACCGAGCGCAAGCACATGATCGAGGAGATGCGGCGGCTGGCCAGAACCGACAGCCTTACCGGGCTTTACAACCGCGGGCATTTCATGGAGCTGACCGAACGGGAGCTGGCCCGCTCCCGGCGCACGCGGTCACCCTTGTCCATGCTCATCGTGGATGTGGATCATTTCAAAAACGTCAACGACACCTATGGCCACGACGTGGGCGACAAGGCACTGGTGACCCTGAGCCGCGTGCTGCGGGACGCCGTGCGTGAAATCGACGTGGTGGGCCGGTTCGGGGGCGAGGAGTTCGTGGTCCTGCTGCCGGACGCGGACCGCCGCAATGCCTGCCGCGTGGCAGACAGGATTTTGGAGTGCGTCAGGGAAGCCCGGATCGACATCGGCGGCAAACAGGTCGGCGTGACCGTGAGCATCGGCCTGACCGCCTGCGAGGATGACGAGGAAGATCTGGACAGGCTGATCAAGTATGCGGACATCGCTCTGTATGCGGCCAAAAAGAACGGTCGGGACAGGGTCGAAGTGTATCGGCGTTCGGGCTGCCATTGCCGGAGGGAAGCCGACTGCATGGAAGCGATGGCCGTGCGGGGAGAGTCATGA
- a CDS encoding PP2C family protein-serine/threonine phosphatase — protein sequence MSWAVSIFRHMLDWRVERKVTLLLLLSVVAVPLVLLVMLHSQGAQATMNFLVGLLTASIILFVPLSKWMSHVIALRNIREINDQCTQIKQGDYANVELPLNDFDGSGHDFVRLKRNMYWMGHAIATREKRLQSAMTRLAASQRQIGESLDYARLIQTSFLPDAAKLDDLLPGHFLIWSQRDAVGGDSYWFRKWGGGFFVGVMDCTGHGVPGAFMTLIVHSLLEKAVAEADGSPAAVLGSMNRLIKKALRQNRKDAVSDDGMDCALCYVNPDAGRLTFAGARNSLFRVDADGVEVIKGDRCGLGYVRSPEDYRFSDTSIHLTGKQRFYMATDGLSDQVGGEKRLPFGKRRFMRFVNDGFRTPMNVQREELLHLFEEYQGGETRRDDVTVLGFELG from the coding sequence ATGAGTTGGGCCGTTTCCATATTTCGCCACATGCTGGACTGGAGGGTGGAGCGCAAGGTCACGCTCCTTTTGTTGCTGAGCGTTGTGGCTGTTCCGCTTGTTTTGCTTGTGATGCTGCATTCGCAGGGCGCGCAGGCGACCATGAACTTTCTGGTGGGTCTGCTCACCGCGTCCATCATCCTGTTCGTGCCTTTGTCCAAATGGATGAGTCATGTCATCGCCTTGCGCAACATCCGCGAGATCAACGATCAGTGCACGCAGATCAAGCAGGGCGATTATGCCAACGTGGAATTGCCGCTCAACGATTTTGATGGTTCGGGGCACGATTTCGTGCGTCTGAAGCGCAATATGTACTGGATGGGCCATGCCATCGCCACCCGGGAAAAACGTCTGCAATCCGCCATGACCCGGCTGGCCGCAAGTCAGCGCCAGATCGGGGAAAGTCTGGACTACGCCCGATTGATTCAGACGTCGTTTCTTCCCGATGCTGCCAAGCTCGACGATCTTTTGCCCGGGCATTTCCTCATATGGAGCCAGCGCGATGCCGTGGGCGGCGATTCCTACTGGTTTCGCAAATGGGGCGGGGGATTCTTTGTCGGAGTCATGGATTGCACGGGCCACGGCGTGCCGGGCGCGTTCATGACCCTGATCGTGCATTCGCTGCTGGAAAAGGCCGTGGCCGAAGCCGATGGCAGCCCGGCCGCTGTTTTGGGCAGCATGAATCGTCTCATCAAAAAGGCCCTGCGCCAGAATCGCAAGGACGCCGTGTCCGACGACGGCATGGACTGCGCACTTTGCTACGTGAACCCGGACGCAGGACGACTGACGTTTGCCGGGGCGCGCAATTCCCTGTTTCGGGTGGATGCGGACGGCGTCGAGGTCATCAAGGGAGACCGCTGCGGGCTCGGCTATGTGCGCTCCCCGGAAGACTACCGGTTTTCGGACACCAGTATTCACCTGACGGGGAAACAACGATTTTACATGGCCACGGATGGTCTTTCGGATCAGGTGGGCGGCGAAAAGCGGCTTCCGTTCGGCAAACGGCGTTTCATGCGTTTCGTCAACGACGGTTTTCGTACGCCCATGAATGTGCAGCGAGAGGAACTGCTGCACCTTTTCGAAGAGTATCAGGGCGGCGAGACCCGCCGCGACGACGTGACCGTGCTCGGCTTTGAGCTCGGTTGA
- a CDS encoding SiaB family protein kinase translates to MAKSLFRYYEEMEREGVILYFNGPLSQPVVESIAQLMRNKMSAEEAGMGAVQRVFSILVEQMQNIVRYSSERHVTNEDQQGEMAQGQVVVGREADGRFFVACGNRASSEDCNELARHIEMLRKMTAGELKAYYRERRRQKGPVTSKGSGLGFVEMARKAARPMDFDIRPLDGGTSFFSMKVVAQ, encoded by the coding sequence ATGGCAAAAAGTTTATTCAGATATTACGAAGAGATGGAGCGCGAAGGCGTCATCCTTTATTTCAACGGGCCGCTTTCGCAGCCCGTGGTGGAGAGCATCGCCCAGTTGATGCGCAACAAGATGAGCGCCGAAGAGGCGGGCATGGGGGCTGTGCAGCGCGTTTTTTCCATTCTTGTGGAGCAGATGCAGAACATTGTGCGCTATTCGTCCGAACGCCATGTGACCAATGAAGATCAGCAGGGAGAGATGGCGCAGGGGCAGGTCGTGGTGGGACGGGAAGCCGATGGCCGTTTTTTCGTGGCCTGCGGCAACAGGGCCAGCTCCGAAGACTGCAACGAGCTGGCGCGCCACATTGAAATGCTGCGCAAGATGACCGCCGGTGAGCTTAAGGCGTATTACCGCGAACGCAGACGGCAAAAGGGGCCGGTAACCAGCAAGGGGAGCGGCCTGGGCTTTGTGGAAATGGCGCGCAAGGCGGCCCGGCCCATGGATTTCGACATACGCCCCCTTGACGGCGGAACCTCGTTTTTTTCCATGAAGGTCGTGGCCCAGTAG
- a CDS encoding DUF1987 domain-containing protein codes for MTRFSVQATKSSPRIDFDPQSMSFEIKGESYPENCGTFYSPMFEWLERFFDKSNGERMEIDMEILYFNSSSSKTFMDLFDMLDEQADRGKNIVVNWRYHEENESAMECGEEFMEDVSNIKFNLIEFTDQQRQEGI; via the coding sequence ATGACCAGATTCAGTGTACAGGCGACCAAGTCGTCACCCCGTATCGATTTTGATCCGCAGTCCATGTCTTTTGAGATCAAGGGCGAGTCGTACCCCGAGAATTGTGGCACGTTCTACAGCCCCATGTTCGAGTGGCTGGAGCGTTTTTTCGACAAGAGCAACGGCGAACGCATGGAGATCGACATGGAGATTCTCTATTTCAACAGCTCGTCGTCCAAAACGTTCATGGACCTTTTCGACATGCTCGACGAGCAGGCGGACAGGGGCAAGAACATCGTGGTCAATTGGCGGTATCACGAGGAAAATGAGTCGGCCATGGAGTGCGGCGAGGAATTCATGGAAGACGTATCCAACATCAAGTTCAACCTCATTGAATTTACGGATCAGCAAAGGCAGGAAGGCATATGA
- a CDS encoding AAA family ATPase, with the protein MTPNQIKASLRTLVPLQQPVFLWGAPGVGKSQVVAQVAEELGRELTDIRAVLLDPVDLRGLPSVNNDGTAHWCPPAFLPTQGEGVLFLDELNAAPPLVQAACYQLVLDRKVGEYTLPDGWTVVAAGNRETDRAVTHRMPSALANRFVHLDFSVDVETWLEWAEQRELAEEVRAFIRFRPNLLHDFDPKKSEKAFPSPRSWEFAARIIAARPEPDVELSLLKGTVGPGAAIEFAGFSKLFRQLPDPEVIIKDPESAEIPEEPATLYALCEALANKAGDNTAESIIAYASRLPSEFGVLLVRDSVKTHRGVVESPAFSRWATANSDVLL; encoded by the coding sequence ATGACCCCGAATCAGATCAAGGCGTCCCTCAGGACGCTGGTACCGTTGCAGCAGCCCGTATTTCTTTGGGGCGCGCCCGGCGTGGGCAAGAGCCAGGTGGTGGCGCAGGTGGCCGAGGAGCTCGGCCGCGAACTCACCGACATCCGCGCCGTGCTCTTGGACCCCGTGGACCTGCGCGGACTGCCGTCCGTGAACAATGATGGCACCGCCCATTGGTGCCCGCCCGCGTTTTTGCCCACCCAGGGCGAGGGCGTGCTGTTTTTGGACGAACTCAACGCGGCCCCGCCGCTGGTGCAGGCCGCCTGCTACCAACTGGTGCTGGACCGCAAGGTGGGCGAATACACGCTGCCGGACGGCTGGACCGTGGTGGCCGCGGGCAACCGCGAAACCGACCGGGCTGTGACGCACCGCATGCCCTCGGCCCTTGCCAACCGTTTCGTGCACCTTGATTTTTCCGTGGATGTGGAAACATGGCTCGAATGGGCCGAACAACGCGAACTGGCCGAGGAGGTCAGGGCGTTTATTCGTTTCCGGCCCAACCTGCTGCACGACTTTGACCCCAAAAAGAGCGAAAAGGCCTTTCCCTCGCCCCGTTCATGGGAGTTTGCGGCCCGCATCATTGCCGCGCGCCCGGAGCCGGACGTGGAACTGAGTCTGCTCAAGGGAACCGTGGGCCCCGGAGCCGCCATCGAGTTCGCGGGGTTTTCCAAGCTTTTTCGGCAACTGCCCGACCCGGAAGTCATTATTAAGGACCCGGAATCCGCCGAGATTCCGGAAGAGCCAGCCACGTTGTATGCCCTGTGCGAAGCCCTGGCCAACAAGGCGGGCGACAATACCGCCGAAAGCATCATCGCCTATGCTTCGCGTTTGCCCTCGGAGTTCGGGGTGCTGCTGGTGCGCGATTCCGTGAAAACGCACCGGGGTGTTGTGGAGTCCCCGGCTTTTTCGCGCTGGGCCACGGCCAATTCCGACGTCTTGCTCTAG
- a CDS encoding DUF2201 family putative metallopeptidase, with protein sequence MDAVRKKLLKARTGLLLEHPFFGSLCLRMNPVPDPKCATAWTDGRTLAYNPAYVAGLSEAQVKGLMAHTVMHPACQHHVRRRERDAHHWNMACDHAINWVLLDAGIILPPGYLDNPAYHGRSADDIYADLHSHGGEESRPSLTEGEGEAQGELDWDGPVGNMGEHDDPGDDSDSGTGEAGGDGDTPQGASDGETAESGSEQHGDPGGSGEVRDGQNDVEGGASDEGGTDEEWELAMAQAAQQARDMGDLPGSLERLIKEVLNPELDWQELLERFICDRARDDYSWTPPNKRFLHMNLILPSLSNRKLPEVVLAIDTSGSVTDAEMNQFGAEVSGILESFDTTVHVAYCDSTVTGSQSFGRNDLPLELTPEGGGGTDYRPVFEWVEQEGLDPACLVYLTDMECMHFPRCDPEYPVLWARVGGGGNTPPFGDMIDIH encoded by the coding sequence ATGGACGCAGTTCGCAAGAAATTGCTCAAGGCCCGCACCGGCCTGTTGCTGGAACACCCGTTTTTCGGGTCGCTTTGTCTGCGCATGAATCCGGTGCCGGACCCGAAGTGCGCCACCGCATGGACCGACGGCAGGACGCTGGCCTACAATCCCGCCTATGTGGCCGGGCTGAGCGAGGCGCAGGTGAAGGGGCTCATGGCCCATACGGTCATGCATCCGGCCTGTCAGCACCATGTGCGGCGCAGGGAGCGCGACGCGCACCACTGGAACATGGCCTGCGATCATGCCATCAACTGGGTGCTGCTCGACGCGGGCATCATCCTGCCTCCCGGATATCTGGACAACCCCGCCTACCATGGCCGCAGCGCCGACGACATCTATGCGGACCTGCACTCGCACGGCGGCGAGGAGAGCCGCCCGTCCCTGACCGAGGGAGAGGGCGAGGCGCAGGGCGAGCTGGACTGGGACGGTCCTGTGGGCAACATGGGCGAGCACGACGACCCCGGGGATGATTCGGATTCCGGCACCGGCGAGGCCGGAGGCGACGGCGACACGCCGCAGGGCGCATCGGACGGGGAAACCGCCGAATCCGGCAGCGAACAGCACGGCGACCCCGGCGGCAGCGGCGAAGTACGCGACGGTCAGAACGACGTGGAAGGCGGTGCCTCGGACGAGGGCGGCACCGACGAGGAATGGGAGCTGGCCATGGCGCAAGCCGCACAGCAGGCGCGCGATATGGGCGACCTGCCCGGCTCGCTGGAGCGGCTCATCAAGGAAGTCCTGAACCCGGAGCTTGACTGGCAGGAATTGCTGGAGCGGTTCATTTGCGACCGGGCGCGGGACGATTACAGCTGGACCCCACCCAACAAGCGTTTTTTGCACATGAATTTGATTTTGCCGTCCCTTTCCAACCGCAAGCTGCCGGAGGTGGTGCTGGCCATCGACACTTCGGGCAGCGTCACGGACGCGGAGATGAACCAGTTCGGGGCCGAGGTCTCGGGGATTCTGGAATCCTTCGACACCACCGTGCACGTGGCCTACTGCGACAGCACCGTCACGGGCAGCCAGTCCTTTGGCCGCAATGATTTGCCGCTGGAGCTGACCCCGGAGGGCGGCGGCGGAACCGATTATCGCCCGGTGTTCGAGTGGGTGGAGCAGGAAGGGCTGGACCCGGCCTGTCTCGTGTATCTCACGGACATGGAGTGCATGCATTTTCCGCGGTGCGATCCGGAATATCCCGTGCTGTGGGCCCGGGTGGGCGGCGGCGGAAACACGCCTCCGTTCGGCGACATGATCGACATTCATTGA
- a CDS encoding 3D domain-containing protein — protein MKSDRRMSRPCSVFVCFVFVLVACLSFGGCNDSEIVGDTSVKLDQNGFPVSVKGKVGTMAERDGELSLVVVASAYTLRPQETKDYAKGVAAWGDKLKPGMKAVAVSRDLIPLGLGHNAVVTIRGLSGKYRVLDKMNKRWKRRIDILFGHDLELARKWGKRKVVISWPAP, from the coding sequence ATGAAATCTGATCGCCGCATGTCCCGGCCCTGCTCGGTATTTGTTTGTTTTGTGTTTGTTCTGGTGGCATGTCTGTCTTTTGGTGGCTGCAATGACAGCGAAATTGTCGGGGATACATCCGTTAAGCTCGACCAAAACGGCTTTCCGGTCAGCGTGAAGGGCAAAGTGGGCACAATGGCCGAGAGGGACGGTGAATTGTCGTTGGTCGTGGTTGCTTCGGCATACACCCTTCGTCCGCAGGAAACCAAGGATTATGCAAAGGGCGTGGCTGCCTGGGGGGATAAACTCAAACCCGGCATGAAGGCCGTTGCCGTGTCCCGCGATCTTATCCCCCTTGGTCTCGGGCATAATGCCGTGGTCACCATTCGGGGGCTGTCGGGCAAATACCGCGTGCTCGACAAGATGAACAAACGCTGGAAGCGCAGGATTGATATTCTGTTCGGCCACGATCTGGAACTGGCCCGAAAGTGGGGCAAAAGAAAGGTCGTTATCAGTTGGCCTGCGCCGTAA
- the amrS gene encoding AmmeMemoRadiSam system radical SAM enzyme, translated as MQARLWKSLKDDAVQCRLCNHFCVIRPGETGRCGVRRNENGVLHALNYGKIAALGMDPVEKKPLYHFLPGTGTFSLATMGCNMGCKFCQNASLSQPPRTGTLPDGRMMSPAELVEQAVQHDAQSISYTYSEPTIFFELMQDTARLAVDNGLKNIIVSNGFMSTECLDELGPVMHAANIDLKSFSEDFYREQCDARLKPVLDNLVHIMELGWWLEVTTLLIPGLNDDTDELKAMARFIAEELGPQVPWHLSRFHPDHLLRDRPLTGTDSLEQARRIGRQAGLRYVYIGNVPGSEYARTLCPGCGAVVMDRMGFATAPPATKDGACTHCGHQLDGVGLP; from the coding sequence ATGCAAGCGCGACTCTGGAAATCCCTCAAGGACGATGCGGTCCAATGCAGGCTGTGCAACCATTTCTGCGTGATCCGGCCCGGCGAGACAGGCCGCTGCGGCGTGCGCCGTAATGAAAACGGCGTGCTCCACGCGCTGAATTACGGCAAGATAGCGGCGCTGGGCATGGACCCGGTGGAAAAGAAGCCGCTCTATCACTTTCTGCCCGGCACCGGCACCTTTTCGCTGGCCACCATGGGGTGCAACATGGGCTGCAAATTCTGCCAGAACGCCTCGCTTTCGCAACCGCCGCGCACAGGCACTCTGCCGGACGGCCGTATGATGTCGCCTGCGGAGCTGGTGGAGCAAGCCGTGCAACACGACGCGCAGAGCATCTCGTACACCTACTCCGAACCCACGATCTTTTTCGAATTGATGCAGGACACCGCGCGGCTGGCCGTGGACAACGGCCTGAAAAACATCATCGTTTCCAATGGATTCATGAGCACGGAATGTCTGGACGAGCTCGGACCGGTCATGCACGCCGCCAATATCGACCTCAAGAGCTTCAGCGAAGATTTCTACCGGGAGCAATGCGATGCGCGGCTCAAGCCGGTCCTGGACAACCTTGTACACATCATGGAGCTTGGCTGGTGGCTGGAGGTCACCACCCTGCTCATCCCCGGCCTCAACGACGATACGGACGAACTGAAGGCCATGGCCCGGTTCATTGCGGAAGAACTGGGACCGCAGGTGCCGTGGCACCTGTCGCGCTTCCACCCGGACCACCTGCTGCGCGACCGCCCTCTCACGGGCACGGACAGCCTTGAACAGGCCCGGAGAATCGGCAGGCAGGCCGGACTTCGTTACGTGTACATCGGCAACGTGCCGGGCAGCGAATACGCGCGCACACTCTGTCCGGGCTGCGGGGCCGTGGTCATGGACCGCATGGGCTTTGCAACGGCTCCCCCGGCCACCAAGGACGGAGCCTGCACCCATTGCGGTCATCAGCTGGACGGCGTAGGCCTGCCCTGA
- the purM gene encoding phosphoribosylformylglycinamidine cyclo-ligase: MTDSAKRSRAYTEAGVNIDEANRFIGRIKNMVASTFTPGVATGIGGFGGLFQPDVAGMEAPMLVAGTDGVGTKLKLAFVFDKHDTIGIDLVAMSVNDVLVQGAKPLFFLDYFATGKLESGVAEQVVSGVVDGCRQSECALLGGETAEMPGFYADGEYDLSGFCVGIVDTPKVVTGGRIESGDVFIGLGASGPHSNGYSLIRKIFDESGLAADDTFPGTDEKAADVLIRPTRLYVKSVMALLERVDVKGMVHVTGGGFYDNVPRVLPENVTARFDFGAWDMPPVFNWLKEQGKLSWPEMLQIFNCGIGYIVAVSPDQADETLAVLKEQGEQAWVIGRAEAYSSGEQVIIDGAD, from the coding sequence ATGACCGACAGCGCCAAGCGTTCCCGCGCCTATACCGAGGCGGGCGTCAACATAGACGAGGCCAACCGTTTCATCGGCCGCATCAAGAACATGGTCGCCAGCACGTTTACCCCGGGCGTGGCCACGGGCATCGGCGGATTCGGCGGCCTTTTCCAGCCGGATGTGGCGGGCATGGAAGCGCCCATGCTGGTGGCCGGGACCGACGGTGTGGGCACCAAGCTCAAGCTGGCCTTTGTTTTTGACAAGCACGACACCATCGGCATCGACCTTGTGGCCATGAGCGTCAACGACGTTTTGGTGCAGGGTGCCAAGCCGCTTTTCTTCTTGGATTATTTTGCCACAGGCAAGCTGGAGTCCGGCGTTGCCGAGCAGGTGGTCAGCGGCGTTGTGGATGGCTGTCGCCAGTCCGAATGCGCGCTTTTGGGCGGCGAGACCGCCGAGATGCCCGGTTTTTACGCGGATGGTGAGTACGACCTTTCCGGCTTTTGCGTGGGCATCGTGGATACGCCCAAGGTAGTCACGGGCGGGCGCATCGAATCCGGCGACGTGTTCATCGGCCTCGGTGCCAGCGGTCCCCATTCCAACGGCTATTCCCTGATCCGCAAGATTTTCGACGAGTCCGGCCTTGCCGCGGACGACACTTTTCCGGGCACGGACGAAAAGGCCGCGGACGTATTGATTCGGCCCACGCGCCTGTACGTCAAATCGGTCATGGCCCTTTTGGAACGCGTGGACGTCAAGGGCATGGTGCACGTCACGGGCGGCGGCTTCTACGACAATGTGCCCCGCGTACTGCCGGAAAACGTGACCGCTCGGTTCGATTTCGGCGCATGGGATATGCCGCCGGTCTTCAACTGGCTTAAGGAACAGGGCAAATTGAGCTGGCCTGAGATGTTGCAGATTTTCAACTGCGGCATCGGCTACATCGTGGCCGTTTCCCCGGATCAGGCCGACGAAACTCTGGCCGTGCTCAAGGAGCAGGGCGAACAGGCGTGGGTCATCGGCCGGGCCGAAGCATACTCCTCGGGCGAGCAGGTCATCATCGACGGCGCCGACTGA
- a CDS encoding radical SAM protein produces MASKKKPQPRLLFSDSNGQIYDHPDLLLMTRRGSEFGLPRPDEIIQLPPDSEFFMLPSRHAVGFDPENGSVEVMEELAVAAFICPGHTVTGVAAYESDDNKQALPLLSYASIGYAEGKFWVCAKKVDTDKRQVFTNIAPDRIEAGAHQLMQEMPGNRLVSHLAGCALTHGCPAAKNLALGRFECPLPTAQACNAACVGCISHQPEESGYPSPQCRISFRPTVKEIVDIMRRHESRERRPIFSFGQGCEGEPLTEAELLAEATSAYRHEGGTGTVNINTNGSRPQTMPALKIAGVSSIRVSLNSARKETYEAYYRPKSYSFDDVRETIAKAHDVGMHVSLNLLYFPGITDTEKELAALIELGETCKYDFIQLRNLNLDPEIYLDLMRPFEFGPCMGFNNFKKRLKKALPWINYGYFNPYLG; encoded by the coding sequence ATGGCTAGCAAGAAAAAACCCCAACCGCGATTGCTTTTCTCCGATTCGAACGGACAGATATACGACCATCCGGACCTGCTGCTCATGACACGGCGCGGCTCGGAATTCGGCCTGCCCCGACCGGATGAAATCATCCAACTGCCGCCGGACAGCGAATTCTTCATGCTCCCCAGCCGTCATGCCGTGGGCTTTGACCCGGAAAACGGTTCCGTGGAAGTCATGGAAGAACTGGCCGTGGCCGCATTCATCTGCCCCGGTCACACGGTCACGGGCGTGGCCGCCTATGAATCCGACGACAACAAACAGGCCCTGCCCCTGCTCTCCTATGCCTCCATCGGTTACGCCGAAGGCAAATTCTGGGTCTGTGCAAAAAAAGTGGATACGGACAAACGTCAGGTTTTCACCAACATCGCGCCGGACCGCATCGAGGCAGGAGCGCACCAGCTCATGCAGGAAATGCCGGGCAACCGGCTGGTGAGCCACCTTGCGGGCTGCGCGCTCACCCACGGCTGCCCGGCTGCCAAAAACCTTGCGCTGGGCCGGTTCGAATGCCCGCTGCCCACGGCGCAGGCCTGCAATGCCGCATGCGTGGGCTGCATCTCGCACCAGCCCGAGGAATCCGGCTATCCCTCGCCGCAGTGCCGCATCTCCTTTCGGCCCACGGTCAAGGAAATCGTGGACATCATGCGCCGACACGAATCACGCGAGCGCAGGCCCATCTTCTCCTTCGGCCAAGGCTGCGAAGGCGAGCCGCTGACCGAGGCCGAACTGCTGGCCGAGGCCACCAGTGCCTATCGCCACGAGGGCGGCACAGGCACCGTGAATATCAACACCAACGGTTCGCGGCCGCAGACCATGCCCGCGCTCAAGATCGCCGGGGTCAGCTCCATCCGCGTCAGCCTGAACAGTGCGCGCAAGGAGACCTACGAGGCCTATTACCGGCCCAAGAGCTACTCCTTTGACGATGTGCGCGAGACCATTGCCAAGGCGCACGACGTGGGCATGCATGTTTCCCTGAACCTGCTCTATTTCCCGGGCATTACCGACACGGAAAAAGAGCTTGCCGCGCTCATCGAACTGGGCGAAACCTGCAAGTACGATTTCATCCAGCTGCGCAACCTGAACCTTGACCCGGAAATCTATCTGGACCTCATGCGGCCCTTCGAATTCGGACCGTGCATGGGATTCAACAACTTCAAGAAACGGCTCAAGAAGGCGTTGCCGTGGATCAATTACGGCTACTTCAACCCCTATCTGGGGTAA
- the rpsI gene encoding 30S ribosomal protein S9 encodes MSEFNYGTGKRKNGIARTRLYEGTGVITINDRPYDEYFPRKTLQMVIQQPLKLTKTLGKFDIKVRCSGGGVAGQAQAVRHGIARALCEFDPELRGVLKKAGLLTRDARKKERKKYGLRGARANFQYSKR; translated from the coding sequence ATGAGTGAATTCAATTACGGTACCGGCAAGCGCAAAAACGGCATTGCCCGCACCCGTCTTTATGAAGGCACCGGCGTGATCACCATCAACGATCGCCCGTACGACGAATACTTCCCGCGCAAGACCCTGCAGATGGTCATCCAGCAGCCGCTCAAGCTGACCAAGACCCTCGGCAAGTTCGACATCAAGGTCCGTTGCTCCGGCGGCGGCGTTGCAGGACAGGCCCAGGCCGTGCGTCACGGCATTGCCCGCGCCCTGTGCGAGTTCGATCCCGAACTGCGCGGCGTGCTCAAGAAAGCTGGTCTGCTGACCCGCGATGCTCGTAAGAAAGAGCGTAAAAAGTACGGCCTGCGTGGCGCCCGCGCCAACTTCCAGTACTCCAAGCGTTAA
- the rplM gene encoding 50S ribosomal protein L13 — translation MKTYSPTPKDVSPEWYVVDATDKVLGRLATEIANRLRGKHKPEYAHHMDMGDFIIVLNADKIKVTGQKLDQKMYYKHTGFPGGIKSKSLREMLAIKPENVITAAVKGMLPKNRLARQQMKKLKVYTGSEHPHEAQQPKTLEF, via the coding sequence ATGAAGACATATAGCCCGACGCCCAAAGACGTTTCCCCCGAGTGGTACGTCGTTGACGCAACGGACAAGGTACTTGGCCGACTGGCCACCGAGATTGCCAACCGTCTGCGCGGCAAGCACAAGCCCGAATACGCCCACCACATGGACATGGGCGATTTCATCATTGTGCTCAACGCCGACAAGATCAAGGTGACTGGCCAGAAGCTTGACCAGAAGATGTACTACAAGCACACCGGGTTCCCCGGTGGCATCAAGTCCAAGAGCCTGCGTGAGATGCTGGCCATCAAGCCGGAAAACGTCATCACCGCGGCCGTGAAGGGCATGCTGCCCAAGAACCGCCTCGCCCGTCAGCAGATGAAGAAGCTGAAGGTCTACACCGGTTCCGAGCATCCCCACGAAGCCCAGCAGCCCAAAACTTTGGAATTTTAA